One stretch of Synergistetes bacterium HGW-Synergistetes-1 DNA includes these proteins:
- a CDS encoding MFS transporter yields MRIVVPDSLRALRSRNYRLFFMAQAISLTGLWMHRVAMGWLVFRLTGLNSALGIIDFAASISVFIFAPFAGALIERWDLRKTLFCCQAGCMMVAFILAFLTLTGLVTFHMVIFMSLLLGLLDAFELPCRYSLVSYMVDRREDVPNGVALNSMNFNVARMIGPTIAGFAIHAVGEGVCFLINGFAYSSTLFAVKKMKMERPPIGKSDGSRSQPLKDTAEGFRMARNFAPSRYLLMLIASTGFFCFPSIVLMPAMAKSVLGGTSETLGFLLMGVAIGALAGSFIMASLKSSDRLYWWCTRACLAFGVSVVFFSLSGNIYAGIALAAPVGFCMVTSTISCNTLLQSMVPAGNRSRIMALYTMAILGIPPFGSLLSGRLADHLGTDWALFICGSISAVIAYYFLRKIDRIKDQISKALEDPEAVQWEN; encoded by the coding sequence ATGCGGATAGTTGTCCCTGATTCACTGCGTGCCCTTCGAAGCAGGAATTACAGACTTTTCTTTATGGCCCAGGCTATTTCGCTGACCGGCCTCTGGATGCACCGAGTTGCAATGGGCTGGCTGGTGTTCAGGCTTACCGGCCTTAACAGCGCTCTTGGTATAATTGATTTCGCAGCCTCCATTTCGGTCTTTATATTTGCACCATTTGCAGGGGCTTTGATCGAGAGATGGGATCTTAGGAAGACTTTGTTCTGCTGTCAGGCCGGATGCATGATGGTAGCGTTTATACTTGCTTTTCTTACCCTTACCGGTCTTGTTACTTTCCACATGGTCATCTTTATGAGCCTGTTGCTTGGGCTTCTGGATGCTTTTGAACTGCCGTGCAGATATTCTCTTGTCTCCTACATGGTAGACAGAAGAGAGGATGTCCCGAACGGGGTTGCCCTCAATTCCATGAATTTCAACGTGGCAAGGATGATCGGGCCGACGATCGCCGGCTTTGCTATACACGCAGTTGGAGAGGGAGTCTGCTTTCTTATAAACGGCTTTGCCTATTCTTCAACGCTTTTTGCGGTAAAAAAGATGAAGATGGAGCGTCCTCCGATCGGCAAAAGCGACGGCAGCCGGTCACAGCCCTTAAAAGATACTGCCGAAGGGTTCAGGATGGCCAGAAATTTTGCTCCGAGCCGCTATCTCCTTATGCTGATCGCAAGTACGGGATTCTTCTGCTTCCCAAGCATCGTCCTTATGCCTGCAATGGCAAAAAGCGTTCTCGGCGGGACCTCGGAGACACTTGGCTTCCTGCTTATGGGAGTAGCGATAGGAGCTCTTGCGGGATCATTTATAATGGCCTCACTGAAATCTTCGGACAGGCTTTACTGGTGGTGCACAAGGGCATGTCTTGCTTTTGGAGTTTCAGTAGTCTTTTTTTCGCTTTCAGGAAATATTTACGCCGGCATAGCACTTGCCGCCCCTGTCGGGTTCTGTATGGTAACAAGCACGATCTCGTGCAATACGCTTCTTCAGTCTATGGTCCCTGCCGGCAACAGGAGTAGGATAATGGCGCTTTATACGATGGCGATCCTTGGAATCCCGCCATTTGGCAGTTTGCTTTCAGGGAGGCTGGCTGATCATCTCGGAACTGACTGGGCACTTTTTATATGCGGATCCATAAGCGCAGTGATCGCGTATTATTTTCTTAGGAAGATCGACAGGATCAAAGACCAGATATCAAAAGCTCTTGAGGATCCGGAGGCAGTGCAATGGGAGAACTAA
- a CDS encoding rubrerythrin — protein sequence MKTNENLATAFAGESQANRKYLCFAAQAEKEGFNSIARLFRATAEAETIHAFAEFKAKGGIGTTAENLTAAKDGETYEFTEMYPPMIEDAKAEGNNEAARIFHYANEAEKVHARLYDEALSNLGNEPEGQDYYLCPICGYIHKGKESTSPCPICGAKPSIFKKF from the coding sequence ATGAAGACAAATGAAAACCTTGCAACAGCATTTGCAGGAGAATCACAGGCCAACAGGAAATATCTCTGCTTTGCGGCCCAGGCAGAGAAAGAGGGATTTAACAGTATAGCACGCCTTTTCCGTGCAACAGCGGAAGCAGAGACCATCCATGCATTTGCTGAATTCAAGGCGAAGGGCGGAATAGGCACAACGGCGGAAAACCTTACCGCAGCAAAAGACGGAGAGACATACGAGTTCACTGAGATGTACCCGCCGATGATCGAAGATGCAAAGGCCGAAGGCAACAACGAAGCAGCACGCATTTTCCATTATGCCAACGAAGCAGAAAAAGTGCATGCGCGCCTTTATGACGAGGCACTTTCAAACCTCGGCAATGAGCCTGAGGGTCAGGATTACTACCTCTGCCCGATCTGCGGCTATATTCACAAGGGCAAAGAGTCAACAAGCCCCTGCCCGATCTGCGGAGCCAAACCCTCAATATTCAAGAAATTCTAG
- a CDS encoding acyl-[ACP]--phospholipid O-acyltransferase — protein sequence MWFMIVKFFLNLFFSIEIKGWENWKKAGEGVLIAPNYVSFIDPLILAVFLPEKVPFAIERRLTKKRFIGLFLPLAETHILDADAPLTLKYFLNLLKNGGRCVIFPELQPTTIGNPMKVSQGVAMIADHTKAKILPINIKGTELTPFSRIQHKPGLRFFSKVTITILPATGIDIPDDLSGPKRAASAGRALEKIMDEASLAARVKEKPFFDVLLDARKQYGGKFRLFCDHGQRPITYNGFITRVLLIEDVLKNADLEGDNIGVLLPTSLGGVVSMYSLQKMGKIPAMLNFSLGGRSLVNCCRTASVKTVVTSRKFIELGKLEALVTAVEEEGLRVVWLEDLAPGITKIKKISAAIRTIFIKSNPVIEGETDKPAVILFTSGSEGAPKGVVLSYKNLHTNHAQMYTRVDFYRSDRILNTMPIFHSFGLCGVFMPVTLGIFVYFYPSPLHYKTISTICYDERITFLFATDTFLGGYAKAASDNYDFATIRMLVQGGEKLKHSTQELWFERFSIRITEGYGVTEASPVVSNNYYAHHKSGTVGQFVAGMQYRIEPVEGVHEGGRLWLKGPNIMLGYLRATNPGVIEPPKDGWYDTGDIVSVDEDGFVRILGRAKRFAKIGGEMISLAAVEEVLSEAWPEEKHAVVMIKGGPRGETLSLVTSRPDLKRDELRQKLSDLGVAEIAIPKKVLLMEDIPLLSTGKIDYVSLEEILKDTDADS from the coding sequence ATGTGGTTTATGATCGTTAAATTTTTTCTGAATCTTTTTTTCAGCATAGAGATAAAGGGATGGGAAAACTGGAAAAAAGCAGGAGAGGGAGTATTGATAGCTCCAAACTATGTATCCTTCATAGATCCTCTGATCCTGGCGGTATTTCTTCCTGAAAAGGTCCCCTTCGCAATAGAGAGAAGGCTTACCAAGAAACGATTCATCGGCCTGTTTCTGCCCCTCGCAGAGACGCATATCCTCGACGCTGACGCCCCCCTTACACTGAAATATTTCTTAAATTTGCTTAAAAACGGCGGAAGATGTGTTATATTTCCGGAACTCCAGCCCACAACTATTGGCAACCCAATGAAAGTATCCCAGGGTGTGGCTATGATAGCTGATCACACCAAAGCAAAGATACTCCCCATAAACATAAAAGGCACGGAGCTTACCCCCTTTTCACGCATACAGCACAAACCGGGCCTGCGATTCTTTTCGAAAGTAACCATAACAATACTTCCCGCGACAGGAATAGATATCCCGGATGACCTTTCAGGTCCGAAAAGGGCCGCATCTGCGGGCAGAGCCCTCGAAAAGATAATGGACGAGGCTTCTCTCGCGGCCAGGGTCAAGGAGAAACCCTTCTTTGACGTACTTCTTGACGCAAGAAAACAGTACGGAGGCAAGTTCAGGCTTTTCTGCGACCACGGGCAGAGGCCGATAACCTATAACGGCTTTATAACAAGAGTCCTTCTTATCGAAGATGTACTGAAAAACGCAGACTTGGAGGGTGATAACATAGGAGTACTTCTCCCAACCTCTTTGGGCGGGGTAGTTTCCATGTACTCGCTCCAGAAAATGGGGAAGATACCGGCAATGCTCAATTTTTCACTGGGTGGCCGCTCACTTGTGAACTGCTGCAGGACTGCATCTGTCAAAACAGTTGTGACATCGAGAAAGTTTATTGAGCTCGGAAAACTGGAAGCGCTCGTCACTGCTGTTGAAGAAGAAGGACTGAGGGTCGTATGGCTTGAGGACCTGGCACCGGGAATAACCAAAATTAAAAAGATCTCAGCTGCGATCAGGACGATCTTTATAAAATCAAACCCGGTCATAGAGGGAGAGACAGACAAGCCTGCAGTGATCCTTTTCACATCAGGATCAGAGGGGGCTCCCAAGGGTGTTGTCCTGAGTTACAAAAACCTTCACACCAACCATGCCCAGATGTATACGAGAGTCGACTTCTACCGGTCTGACAGGATTTTGAACACAATGCCTATTTTTCACTCATTCGGGCTTTGCGGGGTGTTTATGCCTGTTACGCTGGGAATTTTTGTCTATTTCTATCCATCTCCCCTTCATTACAAGACGATATCCACAATTTGCTATGATGAACGTATAACATTTCTTTTCGCAACGGATACCTTCCTTGGAGGTTATGCGAAAGCTGCTTCCGACAACTATGACTTCGCTACGATACGTATGCTCGTCCAGGGAGGGGAGAAGCTGAAACATTCGACCCAGGAGCTTTGGTTCGAACGATTCAGCATCAGGATCACAGAAGGATACGGAGTTACTGAGGCATCTCCGGTCGTTTCGAATAATTACTACGCGCATCATAAAAGCGGGACAGTAGGGCAGTTCGTTGCGGGAATGCAGTACAGGATAGAGCCTGTTGAAGGGGTCCATGAGGGCGGAAGGCTCTGGCTCAAAGGCCCGAACATAATGCTTGGCTATCTCAGGGCTACAAACCCGGGAGTTATTGAACCTCCCAAGGATGGCTGGTACGATACAGGAGATATTGTCAGTGTAGATGAGGATGGTTTTGTCAGGATACTGGGCCGGGCAAAAAGATTTGCAAAGATCGGAGGAGAGATGATATCTCTGGCTGCCGTAGAGGAAGTTCTTTCTGAAGCATGGCCTGAAGAGAAGCATGCCGTAGTTATGATAAAGGGGGGCCCGAGAGGGGAAACCCTGTCGCTTGTAACCTCAAGGCCGGACCTTAAGCGTGACGAATTGCGCCAGAAACTGTCTGACCTTGGCGTAGCAGAAATAGCGATACCTAAAAAAGTATTGCTTATGGAAGATATCCCCCTTCTCTCAACAGGCAAGATAGATTATGTCTCACTTGAAGAGATCCTTAAGGATACAGATGCGGATTCCTGA
- a CDS encoding EamA/RhaT family transporter, with the protein MGELKTEFSAKQILMADMLLVLVAFIWGAGIPMSALLARSITPLWAVALRMLMAAFFLVLMFPKKIITSTRREWAISSVLTAVLTGVFISMTFGLVYSTASKQAFIGGLNVVLVPLFVWIIYKTKPSLWIFAGAGITTAGLLVMGFTPGMEFNIGDFLSFIMAIFYAFQVLAAGFGARRVEPYRLVALHIIMLAAVMTILACIFEPLPDIGSFGLNIWATLLCVSLGNTILCFIIQFKAQRITPESHVAVIFSLEGLFGYMVAVLSGQDPFHLQGAVGGMLVIAGMMLTETETFLKHRRSSGQL; encoded by the coding sequence ATGGGAGAACTAAAAACAGAATTCAGCGCAAAGCAGATATTGATGGCAGATATGCTTCTGGTGCTCGTCGCCTTCATATGGGGAGCGGGCATCCCGATGAGCGCTCTTCTGGCAAGGAGCATAACCCCTCTGTGGGCCGTCGCGTTAAGGATGCTGATGGCTGCCTTTTTTCTCGTATTGATGTTTCCAAAGAAAATAATTACCTCGACGAGGCGGGAGTGGGCGATATCTTCTGTTCTCACTGCTGTTCTTACAGGGGTATTTATTTCCATGACATTTGGCCTGGTATACAGCACTGCAAGCAAACAGGCCTTCATCGGAGGGTTGAATGTAGTTCTTGTGCCTCTCTTTGTTTGGATAATCTATAAGACGAAGCCAAGTTTATGGATCTTTGCAGGCGCTGGCATAACTACCGCAGGGCTGCTCGTAATGGGTTTTACTCCGGGGATGGAATTCAACATTGGAGATTTTCTTTCTTTCATAATGGCGATCTTTTATGCGTTCCAGGTACTTGCCGCAGGGTTTGGTGCCCGTAGGGTCGAGCCATATCGCCTTGTTGCCCTTCACATAATTATGCTTGCAGCGGTCATGACCATATTAGCCTGCATATTCGAACCACTGCCCGATATAGGGTCATTCGGTCTGAATATCTGGGCGACCCTGCTCTGTGTTTCACTGGGAAACACGATATTGTGTTTCATCATCCAGTTCAAAGCTCAGAGGATCACACCTGAATCACATGTTGCGGTCATCTTTTCACTGGAGGGCCTTTTCGGTTATATGGTTGCCGTGCTCAGCGGGCAAGATCCATTCCACCTACAGGGAGCGGTTGGCGGTATGCTGGTCATAGCAGGCATGATGCTGACTGAAACAGAGACTTTCCTAAAACACAGAAGATCTTCTGGGCAGCTTTAG
- a CDS encoding NAD(+) diphosphatase — protein MKRQKHYGGNILSKYYIFCNGKILLKNGGSELPDASSDNELESLFKASGDVDRGACECDRWAELDPESELPDKYVLLERRSIWPTFEEKEFFRAGRAFHLMDWQRANRYCGVCGSQTSYDHAEGAMRCPCCGEIYYPVISPAIIVAVEREGKLLMGHGVNFPPGRFSVLAGFVEPGENLEECVSREVYEETKIKVKNIRYFGSQPWPFPRSLMLGFTAEWESGEIEVDGREVTEASWFAPDKIPEVFRGLSISWKLIENFIKNHS, from the coding sequence TTGAAACGACAAAAACATTATGGGGGAAACATCTTGAGTAAATATTATATTTTCTGCAATGGGAAGATCCTGCTGAAAAACGGAGGCTCCGAACTGCCGGACGCCTCATCAGACAATGAGCTTGAGTCTCTTTTTAAGGCAAGCGGAGACGTCGACAGAGGAGCTTGTGAATGTGACAGGTGGGCAGAGCTCGATCCCGAATCAGAGCTGCCGGATAAGTATGTGCTTCTGGAGAGAAGGTCAATATGGCCAACCTTTGAAGAGAAGGAGTTTTTCAGGGCAGGCAGGGCTTTTCACCTCATGGACTGGCAGAGGGCCAACAGATATTGCGGGGTCTGCGGAAGCCAGACTTCGTATGACCATGCTGAGGGGGCAATGAGATGTCCCTGCTGCGGGGAGATATATTATCCCGTTATCTCTCCGGCAATAATAGTTGCGGTTGAAAGAGAAGGCAAACTTCTTATGGGGCATGGCGTGAATTTTCCTCCGGGAAGATTCAGTGTGCTGGCGGGCTTCGTAGAACCCGGGGAGAACCTCGAAGAGTGTGTCAGCAGAGAAGTGTATGAAGAAACCAAAATAAAGGTGAAAAACATAAGATATTTCGGAAGCCAGCCCTGGCCATTCCCACGTTCACTGATGCTGGGCTTTACTGCAGAATGGGAGAGCGGTGAGATAGAGGTTGACGGTCGGGAAGTGACTGAAGCATCCTGGTTTGCTCCGGACAAGATCCCGGAAGTTTTTCGAGGACTCAGCATTTCCTGGAAGCTGATAGAGAATTTTATCAAAAACCATTCGTAA
- the cobO gene encoding cob(I)yrinic acid a,c-diamide adenosyltransferase, whose product MFGEKGLVHVYTGNGKGKTTSSLGLAMRALGHGAQVTVIQFMKGWKDYGELITASKLEGFEMIQTGRPDYVYKGKEQPEDYEEAKRGMETALRIMNSGKCDMLILDEINVALEYGLVTLGSVMEMVKNKPFGMELVLTGRGAHRDLVELADLVTEMQEVKHPFKEGITARKGVEF is encoded by the coding sequence ATGTTTGGAGAAAAGGGCCTGGTCCACGTATATACCGGAAACGGCAAAGGAAAGACTACCTCATCTCTGGGGCTTGCTATGAGGGCCCTGGGACATGGAGCCCAAGTTACGGTGATACAGTTCATGAAAGGCTGGAAGGATTATGGTGAACTGATCACCGCCTCAAAGCTTGAGGGATTTGAAATGATCCAGACAGGAAGACCTGACTATGTATATAAAGGCAAAGAGCAGCCTGAGGATTATGAAGAGGCAAAAAGAGGCATGGAAACAGCACTCCGCATTATGAATTCGGGGAAGTGCGACATGCTTATACTGGATGAGATAAATGTGGCGCTTGAATACGGACTGGTAACTCTTGGCTCAGTTATGGAAATGGTGAAGAACAAACCATTTGGTATGGAACTTGTTCTCACGGGAAGAGGCGCTCACAGGGATCTCGTTGAACTTGCCGACCTTGTTACAGAGATGCAAGAGGTGAAGCACCCGTTTAAAGAAGGCATAACAGCAAGAAAAGGCGTAGAGTTTTAG
- a CDS encoding peptidase M48, whose product MVFFAVLTLLLLIPGLSEARLSSEDAKAVWSRVAKATELTDLPFTVKQETIPNAWVANGSSVTVTTGLLELLDTQAELYGVLSHEAGHAKLNHYENTVKRGVGLSVAAALFGKLFGGGIAETAAGVGANLAYAGWSREQEVEADDYSVHLAHKMGENPVGLYSALLKLSKSGKRGEPSGFNSHPPDERRLLHLRNEILSLNPKAKFPDGSEKGAVQQPQSHSVGEPENTTAQKGGYDIDAAIERMKKEEAAKAKAEEQNS is encoded by the coding sequence ATGGTTTTTTTCGCAGTGCTGACCCTTTTGCTGCTCATACCCGGCCTTTCTGAAGCAAGACTTAGTTCTGAGGATGCGAAGGCCGTTTGGTCAAGGGTAGCTAAAGCGACAGAGCTGACGGATCTCCCCTTTACCGTTAAGCAGGAAACAATACCTAACGCCTGGGTGGCGAACGGCAGTTCCGTGACTGTAACTACAGGGTTGCTTGAACTCCTTGACACACAGGCCGAATTGTATGGGGTTTTGTCTCATGAAGCCGGACACGCTAAACTTAACCATTATGAAAACACGGTGAAAAGGGGAGTAGGCCTGTCTGTGGCAGCAGCGTTATTTGGGAAATTATTCGGCGGAGGTATTGCTGAAACAGCGGCAGGCGTCGGAGCAAACCTTGCTTATGCCGGATGGAGCAGGGAACAGGAAGTCGAGGCAGATGACTATTCTGTACACCTGGCACATAAGATGGGAGAAAATCCAGTGGGCCTATACAGCGCCCTTCTCAAACTTTCTAAAAGCGGGAAACGGGGCGAGCCAAGCGGCTTCAACTCACACCCGCCCGATGAGAGAAGACTGCTGCATTTAAGGAACGAGATACTCAGCCTGAATCCCAAGGCAAAATTTCCTGACGGCTCGGAAAAAGGAGCTGTTCAGCAGCCGCAGTCGCATTCTGTAGGTGAACCGGAGAATACGACTGCCCAAAAAGGCGGGTATGACATAGACGCAGCAATTGAGCGAATGAAAAAGGAAGAGGCAGCAAAAGCAAAAGCTGAGGAGCAAAACAGCTGA
- a CDS encoding glutaconyl-CoA decarboxylase subunit beta, which translates to MIAAVTWQNMVMMLVGAFLLYLAIEKNFEPTLLLPMGFGTLLVNLPLSSALDQMAGTEVVEGALSMLFRMGIATEILPLLILIAVGAMCDFGPLLANPKVFLFGLAAQMGIFLTMGIALLLGFNVYEAASIGIIGAADGPTSIYVATRFAPHLLGPISVAAYTYMALVPMIQPPVIMAITTEKERRMRMPAPTRTVTKRAKIFFPIAITMLGGIIAPASVSLLGFVMFGNLLRESGVTERLSQAAQNELANIVTILLGFSISATMTGEKFVNMSTLVIIAMGLMAFVLDTAGGVFTAKALNLFLPAGKKVNPMVGAAGISAFPMSARTIQKLGQKADPSNYLLMHAVGANVAGQIGSVLAGGVLLAYLGG; encoded by the coding sequence ATGATCGCAGCAGTTACCTGGCAGAACATGGTAATGATGCTTGTCGGTGCTTTTCTGCTCTACCTTGCAATTGAAAAAAACTTCGAGCCCACACTGCTTTTGCCAATGGGGTTCGGTACCCTTCTTGTGAACCTTCCACTCTCATCAGCGCTCGATCAGATGGCAGGAACGGAGGTCGTAGAAGGAGCACTGTCCATGCTCTTCAGGATGGGGATTGCAACTGAGATACTCCCTTTGCTTATTCTGATAGCGGTGGGAGCAATGTGTGATTTCGGACCGCTCCTTGCTAACCCTAAAGTTTTCCTTTTCGGGCTTGCCGCTCAGATGGGAATATTCCTAACTATGGGGATCGCCCTCCTTCTGGGGTTCAACGTATATGAGGCTGCTTCCATAGGAATAATCGGTGCTGCCGACGGTCCCACATCGATATATGTAGCGACCAGATTTGCACCTCATCTTTTAGGGCCGATATCGGTCGCCGCGTACACATATATGGCTTTGGTGCCGATGATCCAGCCCCCTGTCATAATGGCGATCACGACCGAAAAAGAACGCCGCATGAGAATGCCTGCTCCTACGAGGACGGTGACCAAAAGGGCGAAGATATTTTTCCCAATAGCTATAACAATGCTTGGCGGGATAATAGCCCCGGCTTCTGTATCACTTCTGGGTTTTGTTATGTTTGGGAACCTTCTCAGAGAGAGCGGAGTTACCGAACGCCTCTCACAGGCTGCACAGAATGAGCTGGCAAATATAGTCACTATTCTTCTGGGTTTTTCGATTTCAGCTACAATGACCGGAGAGAAATTTGTAAACATGAGCACCCTGGTAATAATCGCTATGGGGCTTATGGCTTTTGTTCTTGATACTGCCGGCGGGGTATTTACTGCAAAAGCCCTGAACCTTTTTCTTCCGGCAGGCAAGAAGGTCAATCCTATGGTAGGTGCCGCCGGCATCTCAGCCTTTCCAATGTCAGCAAGGACTATACAGAAACTTGGACAGAAGGCTGATCCATCAAACTACCTTCTTATGCACGCTGTTGGCGCCAATGTCGCCGGCCAGATCGGATCTGTGCTTGCAGGAGGAGTTCTTCTCGCATATCTGGGCGGCTAA
- a CDS encoding TlpA family protein disulfide reductase, with product MKKALLSFLAAVMIISSIAQIASAIEIGSPVSDFELADLNGKNIKLSDFKGKTVVINFWATWCPPCKKEMPDFDLLDKELKKKNDAVLLAVNMTDGKRDTKSKVEAFVKENGYGMRVLLDTEGKAAKLYDIKWLPTTVVVDRKGKLHWQIFGETTKETVLKVIKEIK from the coding sequence ATGAAAAAGGCCTTATTAAGCTTTCTTGCTGCAGTGATGATCATATCCAGCATTGCGCAGATCGCATCTGCAATAGAGATCGGTTCCCCTGTAAGCGATTTCGAGCTTGCCGATTTGAATGGAAAGAACATAAAACTCAGCGATTTTAAAGGAAAGACGGTAGTCATTAATTTCTGGGCTACATGGTGTCCGCCCTGCAAAAAAGAGATGCCCGATTTCGACCTTCTGGACAAAGAGCTGAAGAAAAAGAATGATGCGGTACTGCTTGCCGTAAACATGACAGACGGCAAAAGAGACACGAAGAGCAAAGTCGAAGCATTCGTCAAGGAAAATGGCTACGGAATGAGGGTCCTCTTAGACACAGAAGGTAAAGCTGCAAAACTCTATGACATAAAGTGGCTGCCAACTACTGTCGTAGTGGATCGTAAGGGTAAACTTCACTGGCAGATATTTGGTGAGACGACAAAAGAGACAGTGCTAAAGGTAATAAAGGAAATAAAGTAA